A stretch of Lactuca sativa cultivar Salinas chromosome 6, Lsat_Salinas_v11, whole genome shotgun sequence DNA encodes these proteins:
- the LOC128126658 gene encoding uncharacterized protein LOC128126658 isoform X3, with translation MNGQGIHEGTQWRLQGPMDSDRLQAEVASPGSTRPKRQRNEAASSCSLSFGCEVQSPGVASSSSIEDETYGGMWSTGNRRERKRGEEVRKGVRDVRCEGMGFGVGKRLRWKGGQKRVWLEQGNQVGASMGFARPEEGKRSPGQRQPREAAASWSRRKLPPLPVVLDRERI, from the exons ATGAACGGTCAAGGTATTCACGAAGGAACACAATGGAGGCTGCAAGGTCCGATGGATTCCGATCGATTGCAGGCTGAGGTTGCGTCTCCGGGGTCGACGAGACCGAAGCGACAAAGGAACGAAGCAGCGAGCTCGTGCTCGCTCTCGTTCGGCTGCGAGGTGCAAAGTCCGGGCGTTGCAAGCAGCAGTAGCATCGAAGACGAGACCTACGGAGGTATGTGGTCCACTGGGAACAGAAGAGAAAGAAAGCGAGGGGAGGAGGTCCGAAAGGGAGTCCGGGATGTGAGGTGCGAAGGTATGGGATTCGGTGTGGGTAAGAGGTTGCGATGGAAAGGAGGCCAGAAAAGGGTGTGGTTAGAACAAGGAAATCAGGTGGGAGCTTCGATGGGTTTTGCTCGGCCggaagaagggaaaaggtctccG GGACAGAGGCAACCACGAGAGGCTGCTGCCTCGTGGTCTCGCCGGAAGCTGCCACCACTTCCGGTGGTTCTTGACAGGGAACGAATATGA
- the LOC128126658 gene encoding uncharacterized protein LOC128126658 isoform X1, which produces MNGQGIHEGTQWRLQGPMDSDRLQAEVASPGSTRPKRQRNEAASSCSLSFGCEVQSPGVASSSSIEDETYGGMWSTGNRRERKRGEEVRKGVRDVRCEGMGFGVGKRLRWKGGQKRVWLEQGNQVGASMGFARPEEGKRSPGLIFHRDRGNHERLLPRGLAGSCHHFRWFLTGNEYEDGSERCWSVVLLLLKRSMEGNGSKQTHLWCWYDAVG; this is translated from the exons ATGAACGGTCAAGGTATTCACGAAGGAACACAATGGAGGCTGCAAGGTCCGATGGATTCCGATCGATTGCAGGCTGAGGTTGCGTCTCCGGGGTCGACGAGACCGAAGCGACAAAGGAACGAAGCAGCGAGCTCGTGCTCGCTCTCGTTCGGCTGCGAGGTGCAAAGTCCGGGCGTTGCAAGCAGCAGTAGCATCGAAGACGAGACCTACGGAGGTATGTGGTCCACTGGGAACAGAAGAGAAAGAAAGCGAGGGGAGGAGGTCCGAAAGGGAGTCCGGGATGTGAGGTGCGAAGGTATGGGATTCGGTGTGGGTAAGAGGTTGCGATGGAAAGGAGGCCAGAAAAGGGTGTGGTTAGAACAAGGAAATCAGGTGGGAGCTTCGATGGGTTTTGCTCGGCCggaagaagggaaaaggtctccG GGTTTGATCTTTCACAGGGACAGAGGCAACCACGAGAGGCTGCTGCCTCGTGGTCTCGCCGGAAGCTGCCACCACTTCCGGTGGTTCTTGACAGGGAACGAATATGAAGATGGAAGTGAAAGGTGTTGGAGTGTTGTTCTCCTTTTGCTTAAACGATCAATGGAAGGGAATGGCAGCAAGCAAACCCATCTCTGGTGCTGGTACGATGCAGTAGGATAA
- the LOC128126658 gene encoding uncharacterized protein LOC128126658 isoform X2: MNGQGIHEGTQWRLQGPMDSDRLQAEVASPGSTRPKRQRNEAASSCSLSFGCEVQSPGVASSSSIEDETYGGMWSTGNRRERKRGEEVRKGVRDVRCEGMGFGVGKRLRWKGGQKRVWLEQGNQVGASMGFARPEEGKRDRGNHERLLPRGLAGSCHHFRWFLTGNEYEDGSERCWSVVLLLLKRSMEGNGSKQTHLWCWYDAVG, translated from the exons ATGAACGGTCAAGGTATTCACGAAGGAACACAATGGAGGCTGCAAGGTCCGATGGATTCCGATCGATTGCAGGCTGAGGTTGCGTCTCCGGGGTCGACGAGACCGAAGCGACAAAGGAACGAAGCAGCGAGCTCGTGCTCGCTCTCGTTCGGCTGCGAGGTGCAAAGTCCGGGCGTTGCAAGCAGCAGTAGCATCGAAGACGAGACCTACGGAGGTATGTGGTCCACTGGGAACAGAAGAGAAAGAAAGCGAGGGGAGGAGGTCCGAAAGGGAGTCCGGGATGTGAGGTGCGAAGGTATGGGATTCGGTGTGGGTAAGAGGTTGCGATGGAAAGGAGGCCAGAAAAGGGTGTGGTTAGAACAAGGAAATCAGGTGGGAGCTTCGATGGGTTTTGCTCGGCCggaagaagggaaaag GGACAGAGGCAACCACGAGAGGCTGCTGCCTCGTGGTCTCGCCGGAAGCTGCCACCACTTCCGGTGGTTCTTGACAGGGAACGAATATGAAGATGGAAGTGAAAGGTGTTGGAGTGTTGTTCTCCTTTTGCTTAAACGATCAATGGAAGGGAATGGCAGCAAGCAAACCCATCTCTGGTGCTGGTACGATGCAGTAGGATAA
- the LOC128126658 gene encoding uncharacterized protein LOC128126658 isoform X4 — protein sequence MERRPEKGVVRTRKSGGSFDGFCSAGRREKGLIFHRDRGNHERLLPRGLAGSCHHFRWFLTGNEYEDGSERCWSVVLLLLKRSMEGNGSKQTHLWCWYDAVG from the exons ATGGAAAGGAGGCCAGAAAAGGGTGTGGTTAGAACAAGGAAATCAGGTGGGAGCTTCGATGGGTTTTGCTCGGCCggaagaagggaaaag GGTTTGATCTTTCACAGGGACAGAGGCAACCACGAGAGGCTGCTGCCTCGTGGTCTCGCCGGAAGCTGCCACCACTTCCGGTGGTTCTTGACAGGGAACGAATATGAAGATGGAAGTGAAAGGTGTTGGAGTGTTGTTCTCCTTTTGCTTAAACGATCAATGGAAGGGAATGGCAGCAAGCAAACCCATCTCTGGTGCTGGTACGATGCAGTAGGATAA
- the LOC111911379 gene encoding uncharacterized protein LOC111911379 — MVPSNNDSDNNDAVDEIKEYYDCRYISACEASWRIFKYDVHYRYPAMIRLPFHLPNQQQVVYEADDDIEDVLDRTYVASSMFTSWMKCNEISKEARKLKYVEFPTKFVWHRKHLIWKPRKVGYAVGRIHFVSPKLGEAYFLRILLNKVKGPKSFEEIRTVNGELCSSFKDACYTLGLLDDDKEFIDAIKEASLSGSGLSLNEDQLKNLTLFEIEQILLRNHSSLKHYGKMPYPDVDSVSSSNNRLITEELYYDIPNLKNEFDRLFVALTNKQRDIFLDIMDAVKHNRGGVFFVYGYGGTGKTFLWKTISAAIRGQGEIVLNVSSSGIASLLLTGSRTAHSRFIIHINLTEDSFCRINPKSDLASLVRKTSLIIWDEAPMVHKHAFKALDRTLKDILKCVNPRNSNIPFGGKVIVFGGDFRQIIPVVQGGSRQNIVNASLSSSYLWQQCKVHKLTKNMRLTVGCDPSSIKQIRNFATWLLDIGEGNLGGPNDGEAIVDILEDILITNPHDPIGSLINFVYPSILENFNIPDYFQERAIIAPKNEVVQEINDRLLSMFPGEPTEYLSSDSLCQSEFLHDKFDTNLYSPDVLNGLKVSGLPNHKPILKIGVPVMLLRNIDQKNGLCNGTRLQVISLGKRVIEAVILTGSNIANRTFIPRMSLTPSED; from the exons ATGGTGCCAAGCAATAATGATTCCGATAACAATGATGCAGTGGATGAAATTAAAGAATACTATGATTGTAGATATATTTCTGCATGTGAAGCATCATGGCGGATTTTTAAATACGATGTTCATTATAGATATCCTGCTATGATTAGACTACCTTTTCATCTTCCCAATCAACAACAAGTTGTATATGAGGCAGACGATGACATTGAAGATGTTCTTGACCGAACTTATGTTGCTTCTTCAATGTTCACATCTTGGATGAAGTGTAATGAAATCAGTAAAGAAGCACGAAAACTGAAATATGTTGAATTTCCTACAAAGTTTGTTTGGCATCGTAAACATCTTATTTGGAAGCCAAGGAAAGTTGGATATGCAGTTGGTAGAATTCACTTTGTTTCACCTAAACTCGGAGAAGCATATTTCTTAAGAATTCTTTTAAATAAAGTGAAAGGTCctaaatcatttgaagaaattcGCACAGTCAATGGTGAACTATGTTCTTCTTTTAAAGATGCATGTTATACTCTTGGCCTTTTAGATGATGACAAAGAATTCATCGATGCAATTAAGGAAGCAAGTCTTTCTGGATCTG GTTTATCACTAAACGAAGATCAACTTAAAAACTTGACTTTGTTTGAGATAGAACAAATTTTACTTCGTAACCATTCTAGTCTCAAACACTATGGAAAGATGCCTTACCCAGATGTTGATTCTGTTTCATCTTCAAACAATCGTCTTATTACTGAGGAGCTATATTATGACATACCAAATTTAAAGAACGAGTTTGATCGGTTGTTTGTTGCATTAACAAACAAGCAACGAGACATTTTTCTTGATATCATGGATGCAGTTAAACATAATAGGGGAGGTGTATTCTTTGTTTATGGTTATGGTGGAACTGGTAAAACATTTCTTTGGAAAACAATTTCTGCAGCAATTAGAGGTCAAGGTGAGATTGTTTTAAATGTTTCTTCAAGTGGGATAGCTTCATTATTATTGACTGGAAGCAGGACagcacactctcggtttataaTTCACATAAATCTTACGGAGGATTCTTTTTGTAGAATAAATCCAAAGAGTGATCTTGCTAGTTTAGTGCGAAAAACCTCATTGATCATTTGGGATGAAGCACCCATGGTTCACAAACATGCATTCAAAGCTTTAGATCGAACTCTCAAGGATATATTAAAGTGTGTCAATCCTAGGAATTCAAATATCCCATTTGGAGGGAAAGTGATTGTCTTTGGAGGTGATTTCAGACAAATTATACCTGTTGTTCAAGGTGGCAGTAGACAAAACATTGTTAATGCTTCTTTAAGTTCTTCTTATTTATGGCAACAATGCAAAGTTCATAAACTAACCAAAAACATGAGGTTAACAGTTGGATGCGATCCATCTTCTATTAAACAAATAAGGAATTTTGCAACTTGGCTTTTAGACATAGGAGAAGGTAATCTTGGTGGTCCGAATGACGGTGAAGCAATTGTTGATATTCTAGAAGATATTCTCATTACTAATCCACATGATCCTATAGGttcattaattaattttgtaTATCCTTCTATACTGGAAAACTTCAACATTCCTGATTATTTTCAAGAAAGAGCAATAATTGCTCCCAAGAATGAAGTTGTCCAAGAAATAAACGATCGTTTGTTGTCAATGTTTCCAGGAGAACCAACTGAATACTTAAGTTCAGATAGTCTATGCCAATCCGAGTTTCTTCATGATAAGTTTGATACAAATTTATACTCACCTGATGTTTTAAATGGTCTTAAAGTCTCAGGTCTGCCAAACCATAAGCCTATTTTAAAAATCGGTGTTCCAGTTATGTTATTGAGAAACATTGATCAGAAAAACGGCTTATGTAATGGGACTAGACTACAGGTTATATCTTTGGGCAAACGTGTTATCGAGGCAGTTATCTTAACTGGAAGTAATATTGCAAACCGgacttttattccaagaatgTCTTTAACTCCTTCTGAAGACTAG